From Erigeron canadensis isolate Cc75 chromosome 5, C_canadensis_v1, whole genome shotgun sequence:
GGTTTTCGTGGCACAGGTAGGGGTATGGGCTATAGCCTATATGGTGTTTGGGCATGCTTGCTTTAAAGGTATGGGTTTGAGGAGTTGATGCCCATAAAACTTAAACTCCTTTCCTTCATATTCACTTAATGGGTCTGGTTTAGAAATATATACCCATTCCCATCACCATTTAGTCATTTACCATGTTAACAAATTCATACTCGTGGTGATTCGTTACTCCTAACCAAATGTGGCATGATACTTCGACAGCCTAAAAGAAACATTTTTCTTATTGTTGGATAGCCACCATTGGCATTTCCTTACTTTTGGGTGGGTAAGGCCATACAGAATTACAGAGTGCTCAGTTCCCCAGGAGAAGTCTACTAAATAGGCCCGAAATATTTCGGGGAAAGCATTTCATGGTATTCGGGTCAATTTACATATAGATTCTTTTAGTGATCATTCATCTGAGCTCCCCATTATTTTTCCCTTTAATGTATAAAACTGTATTACATTTAGTACATTTTTATacttcatttctttctttcttttcttttcttttataataactaacttttctttacacacacatatattaaaagCTCCAATTTTACTCACCAATTTTGTAATTCAAACACTTCAACTTTTATACATCATATTATCTTCAATTACCACAAACATAATCCATTCACTCCAATTCAATTCAACTTGTCATCATCTTCACCATCATCATATCAATAACTTACATACCACATGATGGCGAATAAATTGTGTATGTATTAGGTTTATGAAATGTATAATCTTGTGTAGCGGCTTAATTTTATGCTACttttagttttctaattttaggaaatttatgtatgttcatttatttttcttttaaaattgttttatgtaAGTTTAAATTGTAAGGAAAATGATCCGCACAGCAAATTTGTGGAGAAAAAAGGCAAGGAAAGGAAACAGAGGCATATCCTTGTTGGGAAAGGAAAGAATGGAAGACGGGAGTGATGTGGCGATAATGTGGCAAGAAAAACAGGAAAAGCATTTTCAAAGGCATCCTCATGCTCTAAGAATGGAACCAACCAAGCGAGAAAATGTGAAAAGCAGGAAATTTACCTTCACATTCGTGTGGCCCGTGAATGACTGAAGAGGACAGTCAACAACGTGGGATGAGCACTCTGACATATCCCAAAGCTTCAGCGTGTTATCAGTAGATGACGATACAAGTGTCATTGGGTCTATGAATTTGACATAGCTAACAGTTTTATCATGTCCAGTAAATGTGCAAACGGGTCTACTTGCATTGCGAAGATCATAGTAATATATTCTATGATCTGCTGAACCAAACGCAAGTGAGTTACCAGCACCTGAATGGAACTGAACACAGCAAACGTTTGCCTTTGTCTTAATGGTACCAACACTTGCACCCTGCAGTAATAAGCAAAGCGAGTCATCATACATGCAGATAGTAATCTAGACAGCATTTATAGGCGATAATAGAATTGCCTGATTGATATTAGTTTGAAAGGTTGACATCCACCAAGTGCAAGAATAGAATTGCCTGATTGATATTCCAAAGCTTAACGGAACCATCATCGCTACCACTTGCTAGCAATGTGGGTTGGGCCAATGAGAAGTCCACTGACCACACACGCCTCTCGTGCTCTTTCATTTCCATAAACACTTGACTTCGGGTAACATCCCATACCTGAAAAGGCACCATATAAGTAATGGATGttcatcattaaaaaaatctaaGGGGGCGTTCAAATGTGTAAAATTTAAGTTTGTAGTACTTGGGTAACCAAATTCAACACTATATGACAACTTTAACTGAGTTTTATTATAACCAAATTTTGGTTATGCAATATCATATAACTTCAAATCGCACGTCTAAACACCCTGAAATAATTTAAAGATTTGACATTGTGTAATGTACCTGTACAACTCCTTCAAAGTTACTTGAAGCAATCTGACCTTTAATATAGCTGTTCCAACATATACTACTAAGCTTCGCTCTACTTTCCAATTCAACAACAGGGTAGTGAATGTCATGATTTAAATTCAATATTGAATCATATTCgaaaacttttatctttttatttacacCAGCCGTTGCAAAGAATTCTCCAGCTCGATCAAAACTTAGAGATGATACAAGGTTGGAAGAATTCAAGAGGTCTGCTTGTTTCAAGTCTGCTTTCACTTTGAGTTTACTATATGATAAATACTTGCATAATCCATCCAAAAACGTATTTATCCATCGACTTTGCCTATCCGCAAGCCTATCTCTTGATGGAAAATCATTAGCAGAACTTCTTCCTGTAAAAACAACCGATCCTCTACCACCACTACTAACTGGTGTGGTTCTATGCAATACTTTCCCTGTTGGTTTTAATGCCCTGCTCCTAGTTAAAAAGTAAGCAGATTCTAGTTTTCGAAAGTTTTTCATTAATCGAGGATTTTTGGAGATCGAACTTTCTTGATTTTCAGATGTCTGATACTCTTGACTACATAAACTTGTGTTATTCGATTGAATGACAGGTCTGATGCGTTTTCTGGATCCCGAGCTAGCAGAATCATCAATGGGAGAGACATCCGAACTTGATCCCACTTTATTGCTTATAGACGAGTGCAGTTTCATAACTTCTTCCAAATCTGAAGTCAGAACAGAAACAGTACTACGCAAATCATCTATAGCTTCCTGCTTGCGTTGTCTCATCATTAAAAGAAACTCGAGCAACAACTCTTCCTCCTCGATCCTTTCTTTAATATCTATAGCTTCCACCCGCTCGTCTAAGTTATCTCTTATTTTAGTAAGAAACTCACTTTGCAAGACTTCACTGGTAAGTGGTAACACATAAAACTAGTTTAGCACAAgaacatttatatataacttttgcaATAGTTCAAATGTTAAATTGCCTCCATAGACATGAAAGTATTGATTGCATTAATCGACTAAAGGGAGCTCACTTTATTTTCGGTCTGCTAGCTGTCTCAGGATGCAGTAACCACAGGCAAAACAATGCTTCTTTTGGCCACTTCAGTAGTAATTGAGGAGGAAAAACGCGATGTCTCATGTTAGACATTGTTGCATTCTTCTCTTCTACCGAGCTACACGTACAATATAACTGTTGACAGAATGGACTCATGCGGGTTACATAAGAATATAGGTTAACAATGGGAAGGTatggtaatgggtcaaaacaggtaaCATTTTAAGACTTGCCAACAAGTCTATTGTGGTTGATCCACCAGCCTTTTTGTCCCTTTTGCTTACAAAAGTTAAACTTAATTACATTGAATTATGAAAACTATAACTAAAATAAAGATCCAAGTTCTGAATAACACACATTAGAAGATAATAAACACTTGATTATGTTGTTAAGGGCTATTTAAACCCGGACAACCCATTTTGACATGTTTTCTTTTGGGCAAATTTATAGGTATTACCTGTTTGACCCGTTAGCATGAAAATAAACCAAAATTAACCTGTTTTCATAAAGACATGTTTGAATGTAAAAGCACACCTCAAAGAGAAGGGCCCCGAGTCGATAAACATCAGAAGCACAAGAATTTGGCAAACCAGCAGCCTCTTCCGGGCTAGTGTACCAGTTGGTTTCCACTTCTAATATATGTTTCATCGGGAACTTTTGTTTCGTTTCTTGTACTGATTCATTGTAACTCGTTTCTATGTTCTCCAAACCAGACTGCAAACAAGTACTACCAGATACCATATTTTGGGTAAGAGGTGAACATGAACCCTTGAAATCAGCATTAGAATCAGAATCCGAATCAGAGCAAGAAGCAGATTCTATAAACGAAACACGGTTTAAAGAGGACACAACAAAGCAAGAAGGCCGAATATTATGAACAATCATCCCTTGAGAATGTGCCAAATTCACAATATCAACTATCTGCATAAATATATGCAAGCATTCAAGTGCATCCACGACTCGTTTTCTATCATCTATCCATTGTCTCAAGCTAACATCTTTTTGTTCCACTGGACGAATAATCGCACCGCCATCTTCCCTAAAGTAACCAAGCTGAGTTGGGACCCTATTCAATCTAGTCAACACGGTTTTATCGTCTCTTAATCTCTCTTCAATGACTCCTGAATTATGATCTGACCTAAGGTTCCTATTTGAAGCTTCTGAATAATTTAACCCTCTAGAACTACCCGAATTTCGATAACCAAACTCTGATGGATTCTCCATTATATATCATCCGAATATTGTTTTCACATATTAACTCCATAAACAATCTTTGAAACACCCATAATGcaaaaaagttttaaactttaCTCCAATTCTTGATAGCCAAACTCTGATAGGTTCTCCATTATATATCATCCaacaatttaaatttattttttttcacattttaacttcataaaCAATCTTCCAAACATCCATAATGcaaaaaagttttaaactttaCTCTAATTCTTGACAATCTCTTTTTGCCCTGAAGACATTTACAAACATCATAAATTACTAAAAACATAACTAAACATACCATGCAAATTACTAactacacacacaaacacatatatatttgtatataaagaTACTAACATAGTGGTACCAGTAATCCCCATGGAAGAATCTTCAGCTTTCTGTAAACAAAAGCAGCAAAGTTTAcccctttttcttgaaatgtttATTACTATAAATGGCTTTTCTAgcttttctatattttttatttttatatttcattaCTATAAAAGGAAATAGAATATTCCCACAAAAATCTTTGGCCTCTTATTTTGGTTCATGATCTAAAAcacacaattttttatttacacaaaaatgaataaaataaacaagCTTGCATAAATTTGTAATGTATCTTTTGAAACTGTAGATATAGTCATCATCTCTAACCCactaaaatgtatatatcaTACGTGGCACTTCTATGGCCTCTGGTTTAATTAACATCagacttattttatattttcgtttaaatttaaattagaatataataataaataaagatttcAACTTTTCAAGAATGTGTGATTGACAGAAATTTTGGTGATGGTGGGGTTGAATAAATTAGtgttatttaaattaactattGTTAAATTTTGGTTAAGCCAATGATTGGGATTAACTAACATAAGAACTTGATTATAGttttaattaatgttaattCAATAAGATATGGttgagaaaaaacaaaaaaagtaccAAAATCcttttggtttcttgcatatggtaataaaagtgtaaaatcAAGAGAAGTGATGGTGAGTCCAATGATGATAGATTGGATACcattaaattttcttttttaaccgTTCTATTCTTCTTCaacttatattaaaaaaaagtaatagaaaataaaaatggaaaaacaTAACTTTAGGTACATGGTCACACAACTAGTGGCGGATCTTAAAAATTTTATCAGTGGgggccaatttttttttttttttctatcgcTATATTCCGGGTATTATATTATGGTCATGCAATATACTTAATCGGGTcgggtcaaacaaaaataacactaataatctAAGTTTTTCATTCAAATTACCAATACATAGTTTCTAACCAACAAAAAACTACAAGAGAAAAGGCGTTGGATTGTGGGAGAAATACCTTGTTACATGGATTGTGGATTGTTGGCTAAAACATAGAATTATGAATGAACTAAGTGAATTGTgtgttataaaaactaaaaaggtaaaaaaaaataattcctggagcctaaaactcaaaaaaggAAGGAAGACCTTGTTACGTGGATTGTGAGTTGTAAGCTAAAACATAGAATTATGAATGGACTAAGTTaattgtgggttataaaaaccaaaaatataaattttattggactattaaatttattaaacgtatcaaaagttttttaaaaaataatccttGGGGGCCGActtaatagatataaattattttggaCGAAATACGGATATATTAGTACTACTAACCGAAAAAATGGTGGTGGCCCGGACCCCCACGGGCCCCTAAAGAGAACCGCCATTGCACACAACGGTCAACATATGTTAAACCTTTCGCTTTCGAATTACGACTCATAGTTTCCAACGAAATTTACTTTCAATATTAGAAGGTTAGCTTTACCAAATATTTTCAAATCCTTATTATAATTGCAAATGCTCAACACTATGTACATAACCAACATACATAATTTGATATTCCTAATAACAAATAGTGTACGTGCAGGACCATGTAGAGGGATATTTAGAATTATATGCAAAGACAAAAGTATATTTTGCAACCGCTGTACTATGTGTGTGCtgctgagtttttttttatcaaactgGATGATGATGTCAATGTGAACATAGGTAACTTTCGCCTCTCCATACTTAATAGTCCATGACTCCATGTTTGGATACTACAGTTTTTAGTATTTGTAATTAACttattgttaaattttttatgcTACTTCCAGATGCATATATTTCCATGCTATTCTGGCCATAGCAGTTTGTCAGGATCACGGCAAATAAGTTTGGAGCCAAAATATGCCATTTAGTGTCGTTGGAGAAGATAATGCTGGTGAAGTATGGTTTATCTCTATTATTTCTATTTCGAAAGATTTATGTATGTACTAATGACAAGCTATATCCCCACTTTTGTGAAATAGCGGATGCCTTTAGCAGTCATGTGAGTTATATAAACTTATGAGTTTGTTCATAAATTAATCCAAACTTAGCCGCCACTCTTGACACTGTTTTTTTTACCGCTGCAACACGCAggtatctttttaattttggttAAGCTAATGATTGagatctaccaatatatatataacaaggtcatAGATTCAATCCTAAACAAATAATGATATTAGAAccattatatcaaatttaattatttcatctttataaaataatgatattaatacttatattttatatgatttgcTAAAACAtacccttaatattaaaaaataatatgagcTAACTTTCCTTAAATTTATATACACATTCATATATACGTTAACTATATACAAAATAGATTAGCTAACTTTGGATCTTCTTTTACCATATATGTACGTAAAtctattgatatataaaatgaaactaGCTAATTTTCCTAAACCTTTTATATACGTACAAGTAGATATATTATAGTATTTGAGTTATTTCATAACTATATTTATACTCTATTcagcttataattttgtttaacGGCAAATGTTAGATAAGTATTATTGTTTGGAACCCTAATAATGACAGTTTGAACTCACATATTCTCGTAGAACGTGAGTGATAACACGTATACTCACAGGCTTAAAAGGCAAATGTCTGAAACCACATGAAATCAAGATTCACACTTGGTCTCCAAGTTAACATCATTTCTATCAGTTTTTCCAAAGTGGGCCTCAGCTGACTATTTGATTCAAGACCAAGTGGTTTATTAATCGATAATCTAACctctttttttcaaaaaagcaTATTAATCTACCCAAACTAACTATAtcatttaactaattatatatcttCACTTAATATATCTGtaataactttaataaaattatgtgtAACATATATCATTCaatcataaaataactacatcaCCCCCTTTTACATCAGTTACGTTATTTTCAcattaataagttaataactacAACACTACTGccgtcatcaccaccacctatCGTCACCGTCACCGCCACAGCCACAACTGCCGCCAAATTCCCCGCCGACTGTCGTTGTTGACGTCGCCACCACACCGCCACatcatttaatttatacttagatttatttatattttttgtttatatccTTTTAATGAAACAAATTGGTgtcataaattaaataaacctCCGACTTAATAAGagaaatacataaatatatttagcaAGTAATATATTTGATCAGCTTAACACTTAAATTATCCAATTATACAATTCCAAGTTTTATAATATCTTCATTTAACTTTACAACGTCATTAaatctctttttctttataaaagttCAAACACCCCATCCTTCTAGAAAGGGAAGTGATAATTGTATAATGGCTTTTGCTTATCAAGTTAAGAAACAAACAGATTTGATTGACTTCATGGATTAAGGCAATTTAGATTAAGTAATGACTTCTTAATTAAGTCATTATTGAATACTACCTAATAGTACTTCCCATTTAGATTATGCTATAAGAAAGTTAGTTCGGAAATGAGACAATTGTCCTTAATGAACCTTCAATGGAAATAGTTATTATAAATGACCTAATTTGTTATTAATGAACTAAATTACACCCTGGACCACCTACATCACTCGACaatgtcaccaccaccaatattaACCACTATTACCACTCGTCACCATTACAATCTCCGCATTACATAGGTAATGTGTTATaaagatataacatacatatccTACTAACAATTTTTGATACAAAAACATTATTCTAACatgttttaacatgttttatctataactacttgattatattataatgaaaatttaatatgtttatcttgcgtattacgcgggaaaataatctagttaattaACATAAGAACTTGATTATAGttttaattaatgttaattCAATAAGATATGgttagaaaaatacaaaaaaagtaGCAAAATCcttttggtttcttgcatatGGTGAAGTGCCAATGAAAGTGCAAAATCAAGAGAAGTGATGGTGAGTTGAATGATGATAGATTGGATACcattaaatttttctttttaaccgTTCTACTCTTCttcaacttatatataaaaaaagtaattaaaataaaaatggagaAACATAACTTTAGGTATATGGTCACACAACGGTTAACACATGTTAAACCTTCCACTTTCGGATTACAACACATAGTTTCTAATGAAATTTactttaaaaagagaaaaagatacATGGTCATACATATTCTTTCCTCATAAAAGTTCTCATAATCAAACCATAGGGtgaaaaatgtaattaactctttttttttataacatggAAAAAACAATTGTTCACAATACAATATAATCATCGATATGCAATAAAATCATCATCTTATTTGATTTAGGAACTACGAGTAATATGCAAGACAAAAATATATTGTCAAAGTGTATCATATATTGGTATCCTTTCCTAACATGAAAATAAATTAGTGTTTCCCTTTCTTTATTCTTAGTTAAGGTTCCAATAGATATGACTATATGTTCAAAAACTCAAGATCCTTGAAATTAGGATGattaatatacaataaaaaactaCATGCCAGATATTCAAATCTTACTCCATAGTTTTTTAATCATAATGTTATAGGAATGACAAACGAATTGTCTATTAATTTACGATATCGATAACATTCATATGCCGATGTAATACGTGAATATTGAAATACTCAAAatctataaagaaaaaaaaaagaaagaaattgtcTCTTTTATACGAATTCTGAGTCCTAATATCTTGACGTTGTATGAGGGGTTAAGATGTAAACAAACCTTACCTCTAACTAAGTAGAGAtgctgctttcaggttctaTCTAAATGATAGGAAAAAACCTCCAACATTTTGCATAAAATGAGGATTAAACCCTTCAAAATATGTAACGTTGATTACTCAATCTATGAGAAAGTGATTATTCAttaaattttaactaaaattttccTATCATTCCTTAATCCAAAAAACGGTAACATATACAACCTCTCAGGCCGGTCACCGGTGCTTATAGGGTGTTCTCCACTGCGTTCGACGCCAATCAGCTCCAAAACGCTAGTAGCACGGGCAATGTCTAAGGAGGCGTTTGAAGGGTTTGTTCCAAATATAGACCCTCGTCTTTACGCGTAGGTGGGTCCcaattttgaattttgttgctttaaaataaaaagaaattcaactatatatatatatatatatatatatatatatatatatatttaaaagttgcacgtatataaataaaaaagttgaagAAGGCGACCTAATAgactttatatattaatatttaacgagatatgtcaccgGGGCGTTGCCCCAaaagacattacatttgttacGATTTAATAGGATCATATctattgaaataaatttttaatagaaataacaaagcgTATAGAAATGAGTATATTAGTTACGACATTTCAATAACGATGAgataatgcattacaaatagGTATGCGTTCATGGATCGAGATTAAAAAACtacaaactttttgaagaaaacatgtattatttaaatgattaacaataaaacaaaatttgacaCTTGTCAGATAAATAATGAACAGTAAatgttttgtgtgaaagtgaaagtagttcacataaaagtttagtgttaaaagagTTAGAGGGTAAAATGTTATGGTGAAAATATacgaaaatcaaaaagtataaaagtttagtgttaaaagtataagggttaaaatattgtggtgaaaataaaaagaacaaaaaggtATTATACTTTACACGCGACGGTTAAAAAGACGAATAGTGAAATTTTTGTGTGTGAAAGTagttcgcataaaagtttagtgctaaaagtttaa
This genomic window contains:
- the LOC122600221 gene encoding protein SPA1-RELATED 3-like isoform X2; its protein translation is MENPSEFGYRNSGSSRGLNYSEASNRNLRSDHNSGVIEERLRDDKTVLTRLNRVPTQLGYFREDGGAIIRPVEQKDVSLRQWIDDRKRVVDALECLHIFMQIVDIVNLAHSQGMIVHNIRPSCFVVSSLNRVSFIESASCSDSDSDSNADFKGSCSPLTQNMVSGSTCLQSGLENIETSYNESVQETKQKFPMKHILEVETNWYTSPEEAAGLPNSCASDVYRLGALLFELYCTCSSVEEKNATMSNMRHRVFPPQLLLKWPKEALFCLWLLHPETASRPKINEVLQSEFLTKIRDNLDERVEAIDIKERIEEEELLLEFLLMMRQRKQEAIDDLRSTVSVLTSDLEEVMKLHSSISNKVGSSSDVSPIDDSASSGSRKRIRPVIQSNNTSLCSQEYQTSENQESSISKNPRLMKNFRKLESAYFLTRSRALKPTGKVLHRTTPVSSGGRGSVVFTGRSSANDFPSRDRLADRQSRWINTFLDGLCKYLSYSKLKVKADLKQADLLNSSNLVSSLSFDRAGEFFATAGVNKKIKVFEYDSILNLNHDIHYPVVELESRAKLSSICWNSYIKGQIASSNFEGVVQVWDVTRSQVFMEMKEHERRVWSVDFSLAQPTLLASGSDDGSVKLWNINQAILFLHLVDVNLSN
- the LOC122600221 gene encoding protein SPA1-RELATED 4-like isoform X1, encoding MENPSEFGYRNSGSSRGLNYSEASNRNLRSDHNSGVIEERLRDDKTVLTRLNRVPTQLGYFREDGGAIIRPVEQKDVSLRQWIDDRKRVVDALECLHIFMQIVDIVNLAHSQGMIVHNIRPSCFVVSSLNRVSFIESASCSDSDSDSNADFKGSCSPLTQNMVSGSTCLQSGLENIETSYNESVQETKQKFPMKHILEVETNWYTSPEEAAGLPNSCASDVYRLGALLFELYCTCSSVEEKNATMSNMRHRVFPPQLLLKWPKEALFCLWLLHPETASRPKINEVLQSEFLTKIRDNLDERVEAIDIKERIEEEELLLEFLLMMRQRKQEAIDDLRSTVSVLTSDLEEVMKLHSSISNKVGSSSDVSPIDDSASSGSRKRIRPVIQSNNTSLCSQEYQTSENQESSISKNPRLMKNFRKLESAYFLTRSRALKPTGKVLHRTTPVSSGGRGSVVFTGRSSANDFPSRDRLADRQSRWINTFLDGLCKYLSYSKLKVKADLKQADLLNSSNLVSSLSFDRAGEFFATAGVNKKIKVFEYDSILNLNHDIHYPVVELESRAKLSSICWNSYIKGQIASSNFEGVVQVWDVTRSQVFMEMKEHERRVWSVDFSLAQPTLLASGSDDGSVKLWNINQGASVGTIKTKANVCCVQFHSGAGNSLAFGSADHRIYYYDLRNASRPVCTFTGHDKTVSYVKFIDPMTLVSSSTDNTLKLWDMSECSSHVVDCPLQSFTGHTNVKNFVGLSVSDGYIATGSETNEVFIYHKAFPMPALSYKFNTIDPISGDEVDDGEQFVSSVCWRNQTSTLVAANSMGDAKLLEMV